The following is a genomic window from Chryseobacterium ginsenosidimutans.
ATGCTTGAAAATAGTAAAGATACAGAATTAAAGAATCTGGCTTATTTGTTTGACAGGATACAGTTTTTTCAAGGAAAGCCTCAGAAATTTGGAACACAGCTCAATTCAGATGGTACAATTTATCCTGTTATTGATAAGAATAAAATAAATGAGTTAAGAAGTAAGAACAATTTACCTGTTTTATCCAACGAGGAAATAGATCACATCCCTCCTATTGAAGATATTGAAAGGATTGAAAATGAAAATCCCGGTTATATCCTGTGGAGAAAAAAAGTGGGATGGGTGTAATCATCATTTTTAAAAGATTTACTTATTGTCTTGAAAATACGTATCAAAGTAATAATTAAGGGAACATAAAATGTTCCCTTTTTATGTAAATAAGAAAAAAATTTCGCAATTTATTTTGTCACTTCACAGTAAATAAAAGCTAAGAATATCATTTATTAGAGCAGTTATATTAATTTGACAACTGTTAATAATCACTTGATGTTAATTATTATGAAAGTATATATTTTCAATTGTGTATTGCATTATCTCTGACTTGCCAAATGCTTTTTAATTTTCATCATTAAAAAATCAGGAGTCACTCTAGGAAGATTTGAAATAAACCAATTCATTGAACCAACAATCTTTTTACCCTTACCATACAAAAGAAGCTTAACACCTGCATCTGCCACCACTTCGGGATGAACAGGTTTATTGGTTTTCAAAACGTTTGTTGTCATCATTTCTTTTGTATTGAAACCTGTATCGATCGGTCCCGGACAAAGAGCGGTGACAACAACACCTGTTCCTTCAAGTTCGGCAGCGAGAGTTTCCGTAAACGCAAGAACAAAAGCTTTCGTTGCAGAATAAACCGAATAATACGGTAAGGGCAAAAAGGACATCAGAGAAGCTATATTCATAATCCTACCCGATTTTCTTTCCACCATATCTTTTGCAAACAATTTGTTGAGCGCAACGAGACTGGAAATATTCAAATCGATCATTTTCAGTTCTTCTTCCAATGATGTGTTAATAAATTCTCCGTAACCACCAACGCCTGCATTATTGACGAGAGCTGCCACCAGAAGATTCTTTTCCTGAACTTCATTATATAATGCAATGGCGTTATCCTCCTTTGAAAGATCTTTGACGATATAGTACACTGAGATTGGATATAAACTTGTCAATTCTTCTTGCAGTACTTTCAGTTTTTCTTCACTTCTTGCCACAAGAATCAGGTTTTTCTCTTTCTCGGCAAGCTGTATTGCCATATGATAACCGATTCCGGATGATGCTCCGGTGATCAATATGTATTCTTTCATTTTATTTAATTTTTATTTTCGTTATTAACATCTAAGCTTGGCGGAATCAGTTTATACATCACAGGTGTCACAATTCTTGATAAAATTGTTGAACTGATCAATCCACCAATGAGGACAATTGCTAATGGTGCAATCAAAGGATTTGAATTTAATGCCAATGGAATCAGCCCACAAATTGCAGTAATAGAGGTCAAAACCACCGGGAGAAAACGCGTTTCACCGGCAATGGCGATCGCCTCATCAATCGATTTTCCTTCCAGTCTGAGCTGATTTGTAAAATCTACCAAAAGCAGGGAATTTTTAACCTGAATCCCGGAAAGTCCGATGAATCCGATAATGGCTACTAAAGACATTGGGCTTCCATCAATCAATAATAAAATAACACCACCCAAAATCCCTAATGGAATGATTGACAGTACAATGATGATCCCTTTAAATGTTTTGAACTGCAACAGTAAAACCGCAATAAATAAAAAGGTACTAAGAATTATAACAGAAATAAAGTTGCCACCCAAAGCATCACCTTCCGACTCTTTTTCTCCCGAAAGTTTATAGGAATATCCTTTAGGCATCTTTATTTTATCCAGTTGCGGAATGATTTCCACCAGTAGATCGTTGGCGTAATAGCCTTTTGCCGACATTGCCGATACTTTGGCAAAGCGCGATTTATTGAAATGGTTAATCGCCGTCGGAGAAGTTTCAAAAGAAACGGTAGCAATCTGATTTAAAGCTATCGGAGTTCCCTGCAAATTATTAACGTACAGATTTTTAAGAGCGTCCAGATTGGAGAATTTGTCTCGTGGTAAAGTCAAAGTGACACTTCGGGAATCTCCACGATCATCGATGTAATCTCCTACAGGCAATCCTGCAACCGCAAGTCGGATAACTTTATCTACTTCACTTGTCAACACACCCAGTGTTCTTGCTTTTTCCTTGTTAATCTTGATTTTAACGTCGGTTTTATACGTATTCAGTTCATTATTTATGTAGACCGTTCCTTCCTGTTTTCTTAAGATATTTTCTACCTGACACGAAAGCTTACGCAAAACCTGCTGATCATCACCGAACAAACGCACAACGATATTGGCTTCCAGTGGTGTTCCCTGTTCAAAATCTTTCACTTCTACTTTAGCATACGGCATCGTACTAAATTTCTTGCGCAAGGTTTCAATCAAGGCAGTTTTGGTTGAAGGTTTTGCTTCGTCATCCAACTGTACGAATATCTGGGCAAAATCCGGTTTTCTGTCTTGGGGATGCACATTGTAATAGATTTGCGGATTTCCTTTTCCGACATTAGCTGTATAATATTTGATTTCTTTGTGCTCTTTCAGTTCCGATTCTACGATTCTAGAAACACGGTCGCTTTCCATAATATTGGATTGAAGCGGTGTTTTAATATTGATCAGAAACATCGGCTTTTCCGAGGTTGGAAATAATTTGAATCCGGTAAAACTGAATAATCCAAATGCCAACAGACTTAAAGCAACTGAAATGGAGATCGTTATTTTGGGATACTTCAGAGCTTTCGGCATAATTCCCTTGTAACTGTTGGTCAGAAACTTTTGCAGATACTGAAGAAAGATATTTCCTCCCGCGTGATCGTGAGTTTTCATAAAACGGCTTCCTAAAAAAGGAACCAATGTAAGCGCCACAAGCATAGACGCCAAAACACTTGTGATGACAGCCATCGGCAGGCTTCTGATAAATTCTCCTGAGACGTCAGGAAGAAATGCAAGCGGTAAAAATGCGATGATCAACGTTGCGGTGCAGCCTACAACCGCCATCCCAATCTGCTGTGTACCTTTCAGAACTGCCTCTTTTTTGGAATGACCTTCCCGAAGCCAACGTTCAATATTTTCTACGACTACAATACTGTCATCCACGAGTAATCCCAATGCCACAACCAATCCTACGATGCTTAACTGGTTTAATGTAAATCCTAACGCATTCATCGCAATCAATCCCAAAGCCAATGACAACGGTATTGAAATCATCACAATGACAGAAGCACGGGAACCCAATGGCAATAATGTGATAATGACTAACAAGATTGCCAATCCAAAATCAAAACCCAAGTGTCCCAAACGCTGAGAAACCATATTTGCCTGGTCAAAATTCTTCACCAGTTTAATATTTTCCGGCAATTCTTTTGAGAATTCTTCTACGATAGGCAGATATTCTTTTTGAACATCCGTAATATTCACATTATCTTTCATTCCTGCTGTTACAAGAACACAACGATGACCATTGATACGTGTAATATGGTCGACAACCTGAGATTTATAACCAACTTCAGCAATATCCTTCAGGTAAACTATTTTTCCGTTCGCATTGTAAATTACAGTGTTGGCAACGTCATCTTCATTTTTGAATTTACCGCTGGTTTTTACATTGAAAACTTTGGTATCCATATCAATGCTTCCACCGGGAATATCGGCAGCTTCACTCTGCAAACTTCCCATCACCACGTTGAGAGGAATTCTTAATTGTGCCAATTTATCCATTTTCAGATCAACCCGGATTTCCTGTTCCGGAATGCCGGAATATTTTACATTTTTGAGATTGGTGATTTTCTCTAATTTCATTTTAAGCTTATCAGCCTCATCTTGCAGTTTTTTCTCGGAAGCATTTTCTGAAACCAAAGCTACCTGAAGAATTTTCACATCGGAAGAAGATATTTTCTCTGTTTTGATCTGATAAATATCTTTCGGAAGTTCACTGTTTTTCAGCGCGTTTATTTCTGTTGAGATTTCCTGATATTTGTTGTCTACGTCTACACCATATTTAAATTTAACCTGAAAAGCGGCCACTCCGTCCTCAACAGTTGTCAGGATTTTATCTATATTTTCGAGTCCGTAGATTTTATTTTCAATCGGTTTTACGACCTGTTCCTCCATATCTTTCGGGCTTGTTCCCGGATAAATGACCGTGATCAGATATTGTGGCGGATGCGTTGCAGGATCTTCTGCACGGGGCATTGTGAACAGTGTCAGGAGGCCAACCACGGAAACCATAAGAAACATAATCAGGGTAAACTGATAATTTTTAACGGCAAAATTTGTAATTTTCATCGTGTTTTTATTTAATGATTTTAATGGCTGACTGCTCGTTCAGATAAGCGCTGTTGGAGATCACGATCTTATCGGTTTTTTGAAGTCCGTCTTTTATGAACACTTTATCATTTTCAAATTTTTCAATCGTTATTGGTCTTTTTCTGACCTTATTGTTTTCAACGACAAATACAAATGCTTTGTTCCCATCAGCTTCAATCAGAGAATTATAGGGAATTACTAAAAAATCTTCAGAATGATCTGTCTTTATTTCTGCTTTCCCGAACATTCCCACCGCAGGTTTGCTGTCGTTCATCGTCAGTTTAAGTTCAACCTGGAAAGACCCGAGTGACAGATCTGAGGACTGTGATTTTCTGAACACGAAGGCATCAAATTTTTTATCAGGATAACCATCCAGCGTGACAACTGCTTTCTGCCCGATCTTTGCAGATGCCCATTCCGTGTCGGTAAGACCTACTTTTAACAGATAATTATTGTTGTGAGAAGTTTCATTAATGAAAAGAACCGGCGAACCAGGTCCTACGATCTCACCTTTGTTGGCGACCTTCTGTGACACGAAACCATCAGCTGTGGCGTAGATTTTCGCATAACGCACATTAAAAGCGACGGCGTCTTTTTGTTTTCTGGCAATGTCCAGTCCTGTTCTGGTATTCTGAACCTGCTCCAGAGTATAAACGCTGTCTTTATATAGATTCGACGCACGTTTATAATCGCGTTCATTTTTCTGAACATTCAGATCGGATTGACTGAGTCCGGCGCGGATCTCAGTTTCGTCAAGTGTTGCCAGCAGCTGTCCTTTTCTGAAGAATTGTCCTTCCTGCACAAAAACACCACTTACCACGCCTCCGATTTTGAAGGAATAGGTCGTTTCGTTTTCTGTAGTCACCAAACCTGATGCAGAAATATTTCCAGCTAAGGCCAAAGATCCTACAGTAGCGGTTTTTACGGGAATTACTTCTGAGGTATCCAATGGTTTTACTTCGTCTTTCTTTTCTTTACAGGAATACATAAAGAATATAGTCAGCAGTGCTATTGATAATGCTTTATTCATAATATTTTATACGTTTATTTGTTGAAATTAAAACTGGCATTCGCTCTCTCCAGTTCCGCAAATGCAATCCAGGAATTGAAAAGTGAGATGTTGGTATTGAGCTGCGTATTAACGACCTGATTCTGGGCATCCAGCAATTCGATGTAGATAACAAGGCCTTCCTTATACAATTTTGTAATGTCGCTGTTATACTTCTTGGCGGTTTCCCTTTGGCTTTTATCAGATTCGTATTGTTCCAAAGCCGATCTCAGATTGTTTTGAGCCACCTGAAACTGAAGGAGCAATTGCTGTTTTGCATTCTCGGTCTGGGAATTGATTTTTTTGCCGTCCTCTTCTACCTGTTTCAGTTTATATTTGTTCTTGTTGCCTGAGAAAATATTCCATTCAAGACTGAGTCCTGCAAAATAGTAGCGCGACTGTTTATTAACGGTAAAATCAAAATCCTGAAAACCAAGATCTGCAAATCCGCTCAGTTTTGGAAACCAGTTTGATCTTGTTAACTGATAAATATTTTCGTTGATTTCTTTCGCCTGTTCAAGCTGTTTTAATTCTTCTCTGTTTGCCGTATTTTCAGAAATCAGTTCTTGAGGTAAATCATTATTATCATCAAATTCAATCTCAGAATCCAGCTTTTGATTTAGAAGAAAATTAAAATAAGATTGTGCACTTTTGCTTGTATTGATCGCTGTTGTAAGATTGGCCTGAATCCTTGTGACTTCATTATCACTGCGCAAAACAGCGGTTCGGTTGATCTTATCATTTTTAAAAAGCGACTTATTCACTCTTTGATTTTCTTTGACAATGGCCAATGCATTTTCATAGATCTTAATTCCTTCAACAGATTGCAGATACTTATAATACGCTGTTTTTACGTCTTTGACCAATTCTCTCTGATAGATCTCAAGCTCGATTTTCTGCAAAGAAGTCTGCTGTGTCTTGATCTTTTTGTTGTAGATAATTTCGTAATTCAGGATCGGCATTGTTGTATGCAGCTTTACATCATAAAAATTGTTCGGATTGATGAGTACCGACTGATTCTGCAATTGCGGAAAGGAGTTAGAGTTGGTGATCTGATTCAGCGTAGAATAGACAGGATTTAGCATATCGCCTATCGGAATATCAATTGTTCTACCACCGTCAGCAATCGTATAATTGGCGACAAAAGCCACATTTGGAGAAAAAAGCGATTGTGCTTCTTTCAAAGCATAAAGGCTTTTGTTGATATCGAAGTTCTTCTGTTTGATAACTTCGTTATTTTCTAAGGCGACCGCAACATAATGGTCGATATTTTTCTGGGCATACATAAAGCAGACTGTGGAAAACAGCAGTGCGGAAAGTAATTTTTTCATACTAAAACATTGTTTATATTTTGAACATTGTTCAATTATTAAGCAAAAAAAAACGTTACAGTTTTTCTATAATTTTTAAATATTCATTGTAGCCTTCAAACATTATTGTATCTGGTGTACTGAATTTTAATCCTTTCGTTCTCTGTCTGATTTCCAGACTGCACATTCCGTGTACAAGACTCCAGATCATAAAAGACAAAGCTTCAGAATTGTGATCTTTGAAATGACCTTTTATCATACATTCTTCAACGGTACTTTTTACGTAACCGAATGTGACATTACCTTCAGGCCAAAGATTATCAGCAGAACTGTTGAGATATTCCATTGGTGCACGTAGATTAAACATGAGATCGTACATTTCGGTATTTTCCATTGCAAATTTCATATAGACAAACCCCATTTTTCTCAATCTTTTCATAGGATCCTGTTCCTCAGATAATTCTTTGAAATAACCACCTAATTCCTGAAAACCAATGGAATGAAGATCGTGCAGAATAGCATTTTTATCTTTAAAATAAACGTAGACAGTTCCGATGCTGTAATCAATTTCATCAGCAATATTTCGGATCGTGGTTTGGTCGATTCCTTTTTCTATAAACAGCTTTTTAGCTCCATTAAGGATGAGTAATTTTAATGCTTCTTTATCCTTTTGCTTTCTTTCACTAATGCTCATACTTTAATTTTATAATGCAAATATATAACATTTTTTGAACATTGATCATTTTTTATACACAAAAACAATTATTTAGGAATAAGGACGAAAAGACAGTGTACTATTTTCATATAATACATATAGATTCTTATCCAAAACAAAAAAAGAGACGCAAAATCTGCATCTCTTTTTTATAGATAAATAAAAGTATAAGGTCTTTAGTTTATTATGAAAAAGCTATCATACCTTGTATTAGTTAAGGATTTTGCTCGTATCCGGCTACCTGAACCTGAGATAAAGGAATTTGATACAAATAATCTTTAGTGGTAATGGTATAATTGTAATTAAGATCTGCAGCAGCCTGATTAATGACTGTTACTGCTGTATTCCAACGTACCAAATCGTGCCAGTAAACACCTTCACCTGCAAACTCCACTCTTCTTTCTTTACGGAGAGCTATGGTAAAATCACTTGCTGATAAAGAGGTAGAAAGCGGCGCTAATCCCGCTCTTTGACGAATTCTGTTTAAATATGGAACAGCAGCAGTGGTATTACCTTCATTATTTAGAACTTCCGCATACATTAAAAGAACATCTGCATATCGTATAATCGGAAAATTAATCGGCCAGTCATAACGGTTAGTCAAAACCTTCCCCGGTTCACGGAATTTCACGAAATAATTGGCATTATCCGGTTGTCCGTTTTGTGCTATAAACTGAGTTTTAACGGTTAACGCACGTCTTAAATCTCCAGGTTCGTAGGCATTAATCAATGACTGTGAAACTCCCAGTTCAGCAGAACTGTACAAGCTGCCTTGTGCATTGTATAGAGGATCAGCAACTCCAAAGGTTGGAGAAACATAACTCGGTAAATAGGAACCTTGTGACAAACCACCGCTGATATGCTGGATTTCAAAAATATGGTATTTGTTATCATTGGCACTTTTAAACAAATCTGCATAATTGGGTGAAAATGTAACATATTGACCCTCTCCTTGAATCACTTGAAATAAATGATCTTTAGCCTTTGTTAAGTAAGATCCGTTATTAAGGGGATAGCCATATCCTGTAAGATATATTCTGCCTAATAATGCATGGGCTGCCGATTTTGTGATTCTGCCTTTATTAGCTGCATCATGTATGTCTTTTAAACCTGCTACAGAAGCCTCAATTTCTGAAGTGATGAAATTATAAAGGGTTGCTAAATCTGTTCTCTGTATAGAAGCAGCTTCTTCGGGACTCACCGGATGATCGATTAAAGGAACTTTTCCAAAATTACGCATCAGCTCGAAATAGGCATACGCTCTTAAAAAACGAGTTTCAGAACGGTATTGTTCCTTAGTCGCAGGATCATTGAAAGGAACAGCATCAATTCTTGCCATAATATTATTAGCGTAGGAAATTAACTGATAAGCATCTTCCCACAGAATTTCTACTTCTTCCGTAGAAGAGGTATCCTGAAAACGGTTGATTGCGTAATAATCTCTGTTCCCGTTTTGTGAAATCGCATTGAAATTGTTGGAACGCACTTCTGATGCCAATAAATAAAAATTAACATCAAAACCTCCCCTCGACGAGGCATTCACCATTCCGGAATAAACTCCTGATAAAGCTTGATTAATTTGTAGTTCTGTGGTGTAAAAAGAGTTTTGCGTGATATTATTTTCCGGCTCCAGCAGCAAATCTTTTTCGCAGCTCACCATTCCTAATGTTAATATTCCTCCAAGTAATACCTTAGTAAGAGTCTTACTGTTTAATTGTAAAAAGGATGTATTTTTTTTGTATGTCATTTTCATTTTTTAAAAATTAAAAGTTAAAGTTTAGGCCCATCATATAAACCTTTGCATTCGGATATGCACCATAATCGGTACCGTCTGATTGTACAGACTCCGGATTGTAACCACCGTAATAGTGATCTTTTCTCCAGACATTTTCTAAACTAACGTAAATTCTAAGATTAGAAATGTTAAGCTTACTTGCCAATTCCTGGTCAAAGCTATATCCTAAAGTTACATTTTTCAGCTGAATATAAGTCGCATCATACAGCCATCTTGTATCCAGAAGACTTCCTGTGGTACCATCTAACCTAGGGGTTTTTCCATCTCCGGGATCTTCATCAGAACGCCAGCGGTTTGCCCAATTCCCCATTACATTGGTCGTTGTTCCCATTCCTGTGCGATCGATTGCGCGTCCTAACAATGCATAGCTATATCCTCCTTTCTGACCCTGGAAAAATACAGAAAGATCGAAATTCTTGTAAGAAAATGTATTGGTGAAGCCCCAATAATAATCTGGGGTAGGTCCTCCAATGATATGACGGTCATTTTCATTGATAACACCATCGCCATTAACATCTTTATACTTCACATCTCCTGCGATAGCGCCAGTTGTTTTAGCAACACCCGTATTATTAATATCTGCCGTAGACAGCACACCTATTGCTTCATACAAATAAAAAGAATTCAATTGTTCTCCTACTTGTATAATGTTTGTAAGGCTGCTGAAACCTGTATAAATAGGCGCATTGTTTGCTCCTAATGCCAATACTTTATTATTGTTGAATGCAATATTAGCCGAGGTATTCCATTTGAATGCTCCCGTTAAGTTTCTTGTGCTTAAATCCAATTCCAACCCTTTATTCTCCACCGAACCGACATTTTTCCACATGATATTATAACCCGTGGTTAAAGGTACTGGCTGTTGCAGAAGAAGATCGTTGGTTTTTTTGATGTAGTAATCTGCCGTGAAATCAATTCTGTTAAATAATCCCAGCTCAAGACCGAAATCGGACGATTGCGTTTTTTCCCACGTAAGATTAGGGTTCCTAATGGTGTTGGGTACCAAACCGTTTGATAAATTTCCGCCAAATGAATAATTTCCACCCGCTAATGTCCCAAATGCCCGGTATTCACCAATATTGTTGTTTCCAGTTTCTCCCCAGCTGTATCTAAGCTTCAGGTTGCTCAGCAATTTTGAATTTTTTAAGAATTCTTCTTCATCAATTTTCCAGGCAGCACCAAACGCTGGAAACGTTCCATAAAGATTATCCCAGCCAAATCTGGAAGAACCGTCTCTACGGATACTTGCCGATAACATATATTTCTTTTTATAATCATAATTAACACGACCAAACATCGAAATCAACATCCATTCTGAAGCGGTATATTCGGAATTGAGTACAGAGGCAGATTGTGTGAAATTAAATGTTTTTAAATCATCATTAGGAAAACCTTTGTTTCGGTTGTATTGGGAAGTTGTTCTGTAATTTTCTGCACTGTAGCCCGCAATAGCACTCACATTATGATCTCCAAAAGATTTTTTGTAAGATAATAACCCCTCTCCCAGATACCTGTTATAATTTATCGTTCTGCGACTGGCAATACTTACCTGCCCCGGTATATTGGTGATTAAATTGAAAGTAGGTGTATAGCTATTGTTGAGATTAAAGTTATTGGTTGCACCCCCGGAAATTTTTAAGTTTAAGCTTGGTAAAATATCATAAGACATGTACAAACTCGATAATATTCTAAATTCATTGGTTTCATTTGTCGTATTTTCTAAAACACCAATTGAACTTTGCGAAGAACTTGCCCATCGATATCTATCATTTTTCCAAAAATTGGTATAAAGACCTGCCGACAATTCTGCTATAGGAACCATCGAAAGCATTTTGTGAGCTTCATTATCTTTTCCGTCTACTGCAGCTCCATAACTTTGTGAGTAACTTGGTCGCACCGAAATTCCTGCTTTCCACTTATCCGAAATATTAACATCAATAACAGCACTTAAGTTAAACCTGTTAAAGCCAGTATTGAGAGCCAAGCCTTCCTGATCGAAATAGGCTCCTGAAATAACGTATTTTGAATTTTTACTCCCGCCCCGTACCGATAATTGATAACTCTGAATGGTTGCCGGACGATAAAATGCATCCTGCCAGTCGATATTAGCAACCTGATTGGTTCCCCATCGAGGATCGACCATATAATTGACATTCGCCAAATTATAATTTGTAGTATTAGCCAAATTAAAATAATTTGCCCTAACTTCATAACTATCTGATGCTGAATTAACAGCAGGATTTAATGCTACCCATTTTTTATTAATTGCTTCAGAGGCATAATCAATCCACTCGGCACTGCTCATGACATCAAGCTTTTTTTCAATAGTCTGAACTCCATAATACTGAGAAAAACTAAATGACGGTTTTCCTGACGTTCCTTTTTTTGTAGTTACGATAACAACCCCATTAGAACCTCTGGATCCGTACATCGCCGTAGATGCTGCATCTTTCAACACTTCAATCGATTGCACATCATCAGGTGAAACATTCGCCATATCGTCTACCACCATTCCGTCCACTACATAAAGAGGAGAATTACTTGCCGATATGGAGGCTGTACCACGTACTCTCACTTCCAATGGTTCCCCTGGTTTTCCGGATGTAGCACGTGTCTTAACACCGGCAATCTGACCGGTTAATGCCTGATCAACCCTCGCAATAGGACGGTTTTTAAAACTTTCAGCATTTACCCGGCCAACAGAACCTGTAACTTCTCCTTTTTTTTGTGTACCATATGCAATGATAACCACTTCCTCGATATTCTTAGTCTTATCATCGGGATTTGGTTGCAAAGTGATTTTTACATTTTCCTGATTTGCGATGTCAACAGTTTTATTAATGTATCCATCATGAGAAATTGCAAGTTTAGGTTTGGATATTGTATCAGATATTTGGATACTAAAAGCTCCAGCAGCATCGGTAACAACTTCCTGAGAGGTATTGTTTAATTTCACGACAGCATTTTGCAGAGGCTTATTATTCTGATCCAGGACAACACCGGATTTTTGTTTTTCCTGTCCGAAGATAAAACCTGTAGTGGTTATCAAAAGACCAAGAGTTAATATAGAATTTTTCATTTATCTGTTATTAATTGTATAAAAAAATCACCATTACCATTAAATATTTTTAATTTATTGTAACAAAACTTAATAAAAGCACTTAGATATGTTCCTAAGTTTGTTTTTATAAAAATATACTTATAGAAAAATTCTGCTATCCTGTAGTGACCTGTTATTCTCTTTCATGAGAGATACTGATAAGTAATTAATTTTTTCACTCGATATTAGTCAACCTTTGTATCGTTTTTAGCAATTTGTGAAAATAATGGATACAAAAATTAATCAAAATAAATAATATATTCTGAATTTCTCACAATATTACAGTCTTTATTCTTCTTTCGAAATTCTCCACTAATAGCGTATTATCACATTATATTGATATAGAATACAAGACTTACATTAAATAAAGTTTAGTTATAATTCAACAACATTGTATATTAGTAAAAAGCAACAACCATAAAATATCACAATATGAATAATGAAAATTTTAGTACACTTGAATTGCTGTACAAACAATTCAGGTATCCGTTCCCAACATTAAAAAATCCCCACGCCGAACAATTACAGGAAATTACAGAGTCTCAATGGATCGATGGTGAATACCTGTGGCTTTACGAGCAGAGTCCTGACATCCGTAAAAAGTATAAAAAAACCAAAACAGCACATATTGCAGCCCAATGGTTTCCCACTTCCTCAATAGAACGGTTCAAACCTATTTGCCGACTGATGTTGTGGACACTTTATAATGATGATCTTTATGAAGAAAGTGAACCTGGCGATATAGAACACGTACATGCTCAATCAATTGCAATACTAAGCGGTGAAATAAATGCTGCAGAATCAAAAATACCTTTA
Proteins encoded in this region:
- a CDS encoding efflux RND transporter periplasmic adaptor subunit, with the translated sequence MNKALSIALLTIFFMYSCKEKKDEVKPLDTSEVIPVKTATVGSLALAGNISASGLVTTENETTYSFKIGGVVSGVFVQEGQFFRKGQLLATLDETEIRAGLSQSDLNVQKNERDYKRASNLYKDSVYTLEQVQNTRTGLDIARKQKDAVAFNVRYAKIYATADGFVSQKVANKGEIVGPGSPVLFINETSHNNNYLLKVGLTDTEWASAKIGQKAVVTLDGYPDKKFDAFVFRKSQSSDLSLGSFQVELKLTMNDSKPAVGMFGKAEIKTDHSEDFLVIPYNSLIEADGNKAFVFVVENNKVRKRPITIEKFENDKVFIKDGLQKTDKIVISNSAYLNEQSAIKIIK
- a CDS encoding DUF6624 domain-containing protein → MKNKISKQLLELADYDLSIRDKLLKENKLAEGYHPEMESVHRNNAQKLREIIQEIGFPTISKVGKEANDAAWLIIQHSIAEPEFMKNAYQLMLENSKDTELKNLAYLFDRIQFFQGKPQKFGTQLNSDGTIYPVIDKNKINELRSKNNLPVLSNEEIDHIPPIEDIERIENENPGYILWRKKVGWV
- a CDS encoding TetR/AcrR family transcriptional regulator; amino-acid sequence: MSISERKQKDKEALKLLILNGAKKLFIEKGIDQTTIRNIADEIDYSIGTVYVYFKDKNAILHDLHSIGFQELGGYFKELSEEQDPMKRLRKMGFVYMKFAMENTEMYDLMFNLRAPMEYLNSSADNLWPEGNVTFGYVKSTVEECMIKGHFKDHNSEALSFMIWSLVHGMCSLEIRQRTKGLKFSTPDTIMFEGYNEYLKIIEKL
- a CDS encoding efflux RND transporter permease subunit, translating into MKITNFAVKNYQFTLIMFLMVSVVGLLTLFTMPRAEDPATHPPQYLITVIYPGTSPKDMEEQVVKPIENKIYGLENIDKILTTVEDGVAAFQVKFKYGVDVDNKYQEISTEINALKNSELPKDIYQIKTEKISSSDVKILQVALVSENASEKKLQDEADKLKMKLEKITNLKNVKYSGIPEQEIRVDLKMDKLAQLRIPLNVVMGSLQSEAADIPGGSIDMDTKVFNVKTSGKFKNEDDVANTVIYNANGKIVYLKDIAEVGYKSQVVDHITRINGHRCVLVTAGMKDNVNITDVQKEYLPIVEEFSKELPENIKLVKNFDQANMVSQRLGHLGFDFGLAILLVIITLLPLGSRASVIVMISIPLSLALGLIAMNALGFTLNQLSIVGLVVALGLLVDDSIVVVENIERWLREGHSKKEAVLKGTQQIGMAVVGCTATLIIAFLPLAFLPDVSGEFIRSLPMAVITSVLASMLVALTLVPFLGSRFMKTHDHAGGNIFLQYLQKFLTNSYKGIMPKALKYPKITISISVALSLLAFGLFSFTGFKLFPTSEKPMFLINIKTPLQSNIMESDRVSRIVESELKEHKEIKYYTANVGKGNPQIYYNVHPQDRKPDFAQIFVQLDDEAKPSTKTALIETLRKKFSTMPYAKVEVKDFEQGTPLEANIVVRLFGDDQQVLRKLSCQVENILRKQEGTVYINNELNTYKTDVKIKINKEKARTLGVLTSEVDKVIRLAVAGLPVGDYIDDRGDSRSVTLTLPRDKFSNLDALKNLYVNNLQGTPIALNQIATVSFETSPTAINHFNKSRFAKVSAMSAKGYYANDLLVEIIPQLDKIKMPKGYSYKLSGEKESEGDALGGNFISVIILSTFLFIAVLLLQFKTFKGIIIVLSIIPLGILGGVILLLIDGSPMSLVAIIGFIGLSGIQVKNSLLLVDFTNQLRLEGKSIDEAIAIAGETRFLPVVLTSITAICGLIPLALNSNPLIAPLAIVLIGGLISSTILSRIVTPVMYKLIPPSLDVNNENKN
- a CDS encoding TolC family protein, translating into MKKLLSALLFSTVCFMYAQKNIDHYVAVALENNEVIKQKNFDINKSLYALKEAQSLFSPNVAFVANYTIADGGRTIDIPIGDMLNPVYSTLNQITNSNSFPQLQNQSVLINPNNFYDVKLHTTMPILNYEIIYNKKIKTQQTSLQKIELEIYQRELVKDVKTAYYKYLQSVEGIKIYENALAIVKENQRVNKSLFKNDKINRTAVLRSDNEVTRIQANLTTAINTSKSAQSYFNFLLNQKLDSEIEFDDNNDLPQELISENTANREELKQLEQAKEINENIYQLTRSNWFPKLSGFADLGFQDFDFTVNKQSRYYFAGLSLEWNIFSGNKNKYKLKQVEEDGKKINSQTENAKQQLLLQFQVAQNNLRSALEQYESDKSQRETAKKYNSDITKLYKEGLVIYIELLDAQNQVVNTQLNTNISLFNSWIAFAELERANASFNFNK
- a CDS encoding SDR family NAD(P)-dependent oxidoreductase, with translation MKEYILITGASSGIGYHMAIQLAEKEKNLILVARSEEKLKVLQEELTSLYPISVYYIVKDLSKEDNAIALYNEVQEKNLLVAALVNNAGVGGYGEFINTSLEEELKMIDLNISSLVALNKLFAKDMVERKSGRIMNIASLMSFLPLPYYSVYSATKAFVLAFTETLAAELEGTGVVVTALCPGPIDTGFNTKEMMTTNVLKTNKPVHPEVVADAGVKLLLYGKGKKIVGSMNWFISNLPRVTPDFLMMKIKKHLASQR